In Nitrososphaera sp., the sequence ATTTCGAGTTTCTAGAGGAGTACAACAAGCTGGTAAGGGAAGGCTATACTTTTGCATACAGCGAGGCTGTAGAGAGCTTTTTTGAAATTCCAGTCGCAGGGATAAAGACCAAGCTTGGCAAACTCTACTATTTCCACCACCAAAAATATGCAAGCGGAAGCGAGGCGACCATTCCTCCAGACTTGACCAAGCATGTAAACGGTCGTGCAATTCCGACAGTGGAAAGTTCTCCTGCCGGAGCCAAAGAGCAGGACACTATCCAGCAGCAAACTTGAGCCTGGAGAACTGCTATTTCAAACAGGATCTTTGATATATCGTATTTAATGGCGCAGCCATAGTATGCCTTCTCAATTGGCGCCACCACTTGAATCCATTGCCTAATCTCATACGTTACCCCTCTTGCTGACAGCCTGTCGAGGGAAGCGGCAATCGCCATATTCTCCAACTGATGATTATCAAAACTCAAAAGCGGTAAAATTCGCGCAATATCTGAGAGCGTATTTGCACTGTCATCACCTTTAGCCAAGAGACATATGCGAACATGCGCGCAACTAATTGGATAATATCGTAGCCATCGCAGTCTATCCAACACGGCCGATACCGTGGATAATAATTCCGAAACAGACTCCCTCTAAGGTTAGATATCTGATATACTGCGACAGGACATTTGTCGCGGGTCCAGTTGCGAAAGCCTCTAGGTGTAGTTGCGTCTTTGCTTTCATGCTTTTTGCTTGTTTCTGTTTTTTCTGCGGTCCCCGGCTATGCCACAAAATCAGGCGAAGAGTCAATTTCAAAACCAAGAGTCTGCAATTGCGTAGTCTTTAGGCTCGACGATGTCCAGGACTATTGGCTAAGCGGCGTGCAAGAATCGATAATGGAAGAATTTGCAAAGTCTCATCAAAAGCTAACCTTGGGGGAAATAATGAACTTCTTTGGTGAAGACCAGAAACTGGTCAACGAAACGCGCAAAGGGGCGTCTGTTGGAACTTTCGAGTATGCACTGCATGGCTGGAACCATGCAGACTATTCCACAATGACACTTGAGCAGCAGCAAATGGAGCTCATGCTTGCAAATGACAAGATGATTAGCATCTATGGCAGGCCGTCAGACATATTCCTAACGCCTTACAACGAATTCAACAACGAAACACTACAGGCGATGAGCAACCTAGATATTCATATTGTTAGCGCCGCCACCTATTCCGCGTATTATAGTGGCAATACCGTGACACCTTGGGCGCCCAATACTGACCAATTCGGAATCTACCATGCTCCCGAGACTGTCACTTTTGGACTCTACTCAGGCACGCATATTGGATGGACATCATTGAGCCAAATGAAGCACTTGATTGACGCCGGAATCAAGGCCAGAGGCTGGAGCGTGGTGACACTTCATCCGCAAGACTTTAGCAAGTACACCCCTGACGGGCAAACAGCGCTAAATGTCGTTAACAAGACATCAACCAACAGACTTGGCGGTCTGCTTAATTTCATTCACGCGCGTGGCTATGCCATCGCTTCATTTCATGACCTCGCTAATTCTGAAGCAAGGCAACATGACGATGTTGCACCCAATGTTACGGTTTCACCTGAGGGGGGACACTACACTACAATTGTGCACGTAGGATTGACGGCCGACAAGCCCTCCAAGATCTACTATACTATTGACGGAAGCATCCCTACAAGCTCAAGCCCGGTGTACCCGAACAAGCTGAAGATTTCAGAGAATACAACACTCAAGTTCTTTGCTGTTGACCGGGACGGAAATATCAGTCCAATTTTGACGGAGCAGTACCGGATTGAACACAATGTATCCAAATCCGGCCATGGCGAGTAGACCCTCGTCAGACATAGATTTTAGCAACAGCAAATGTGGGTACAGGACGCATCGCCCTAGCAGTCTAATTCAATATTGCAAATCCTGGCTTGATTGTCAATACCCGGAGACATTGCAAGACGTTGGCCCAAAGTTTGCCAAGTAATCTATTGTCTGTTTAGGGAAATACTGGCATCCGAATAATGGTTCGTCAATGGCAGAGTGGCTAGTAGATTACGTTGACTGAATGCGGGGAGAAAGAAGCCATCGGAGATGCTGCCTTTGATATCCTTGAAGCGGAAAGTAATGGCCAGGATTTGCAAGGGCCTGATTCTGCAAGGCTCGAATTGCGTCGGCGGCAAGAGTTTGTTTCAATGATGAGCCATGAGTTAAAAAATGCACTTACTCCTATCGTCGCATTCTCTGACATGCTCAATAAGAAAATCAAAGTCGGATATCAGCTGACCGACAATGATGTTAAATCATTACAGATAATACGCGACAGCGGTCATAGAATGAAGCATCAAATCGAAGACCTTATGTCAGCGTACAAATTGGACATGCATCTAAGGTTCTATTTCAGGTCAGTAGATCTGGTTCAACTTATCGAGGAATCCGTTAGCGACTTTTCCACTCTTTTATCCGAAAGGGGAATAACAGTTGAGAAGGCATTTCGGCTGAATCTAGGTAACAAAGATGCAAGATTATCAAGTGAGTCGGAGACAAAGCAGCAAGTACACTTGAACTGCGACCCTCAGAAGATAAAGGAGGTGTTTGCGAACCTGCTGACAAATGCAATAGACTTTGTTCCTGCTGGTTATGGCAAGATAGCGATTGAAGTAGAGATAGTCTCACACGATGCCCTGGGTCCATCAACAAAGTTGACAAAAAACACTGGATCGACGTTATTGCTCTTCTCGATTAGCGATAATGGACCTGGCATTCCTGATAACGCCGTGCCCAATATTTTCAAAAAGTTCTATCAGGTTGATCCAAGCAAGGCGCGCAGATTTGGGGGCACAGGCCTTGGCCTGCCAATCTGCAAGGGAATCATTGAAGCACATGGAGGAAGCATATGGTACGAGTCACCCGCGTCAGAATCTGAAATGAAAGGCGCGTGTTTCAAGTTTTGTTTGCCTCAAGACTCTAGTGGAAATGCTATTGCTTCTAGCGCAATCTGAAGCGTTTGGCCTGTAATCATAATGGCTTTTCTTGGATGTCCTGCTCTCGATCTATTTCTGACCTTCCCCGGCAATCCGAGGCATAGTCGCAAGTCTGTATCCTTTGCCTTGTAGTTGCTTGATTATCTTTTGGTGAATCTACAATAATCGAAATCCACCTACGATTATGTTAATCTATAATCAAATCTGGCAATTTGTGCCAAGGCTTTTCTAGCTCGGCAATTGCCCGAAATTCATGGCCCGAGAAAAGCTCTCGCTCCCGTTTGAAGTCGAGTATTCCGAGAAGCCTGGCAAAAAATCAAAGAACATGAAACGACTTGCGATAATTGTCAAGCCAGAAAATGTCAACGCGATTACATCGTCGCTTTCAGAGGTGGGCCTTGACTCTACTATTTATGATGTAAAGAGGGCGACAAAGGACAAGGAAAAAGTCATGACAGGCAGAGGCAGCGGCACCGCAGAACTTGCCTACTCGAACAGAAAGCTAATAGCCACTGTAGTTAACGCTGACGACGTTGAAGGGGTGACTTCTAGAATAAAGAAGGCACTTGATGGCGACAAGGCAGTTGTGTTGATTTCTGCAGTTGACGATTTGGTAATCATTTAGCGCATATTACCCTTCAGTTGTAGAGGACGACTTGTCCGCGTTCTATTACACACACCTTATCAAACTCTGACGTGGCGTGTTATGAAAAATGGTGGTCTTTAGAATACGCCAGATAATGTTCAAACTTGACAAACAAAAGGTCCCTGTGCATCAAGATGGCTATTCAATTCACTCATGCCTCCGGCGAATGCTTGATTGAATCTTATGGATCTGTAATTCGGACTTGGCAGAATCAATTTGAAAGACTCTATGTTATCCTGCTTTGCAGTAAGGAAAGCCTGTATGTCCTCGTTCTCTAGCGGTCTTTCCTCCCGATAACGTAGGACTAACTGCTAGTCTAGGATTTCACACTACATCTCGGGCTTTTCTCCTTCAGATAAAATGTCGCATAGTCTTCCTTCCGCTCTTGACAAATATTCGATGCCCTGATGGAATTCTTCCTTCCAAGTAGGGCCTTTAAGGTTGGGAAACTTCTTCCACTAGGAAGTACGAGATCTTCCAGGTTCTCCGGAATATTCTTTCTACAAGTAATCTTCCGATGGGAAGAAGAGAAATAACTGGAAGGGCATAACTACCTCGAAAAGCTTCCATTGGCTGGAATGCAGGAAGAGTACAAGTAATTGAAATCTAAAAAGACAAAATCAGATGTAGCAAGTGTCCCGGGCCCGAACATGACAAGATGCGATAGTGCCGCAATATCCTCTGTCATTGGTAGAACCACTTTTGTAACAACACAGCCGCTGTCGGAAAAGACTGACTTAGGGCCACGCATCTTGCAATTGGCATGGCATTCCAGCTGTCAGCTGTATGTACATCCACTTCGATTAGCCGCTATGCCCCGCCATACTTTCTCGCCATGCCAGTTTTCCACACAGTTTTTGCGGCCTTGACAGCCTGCCATGCGCCAAGCCCATAGCACTATTACCCGTGGTACTATCGAAAATACAGCGTGTTCTCTAGCAGAAGAGGGGGTCCGCCTGCCTGCTGTATGAGCACGGGGGGCAGGGTAATACGCCGCAAAGCCGCAGTTTGTGTGGAAAACCCTAGCTCCTGGGTGATAGAATCACCCTTTTCTCAATCTCAATGTATCTATACTAGCCATGAAAATCAGGCGAGTCTTTGACCGCTAAGGCCTGTCTATAGGCTTGGCTGATACAATCACCTTTCTTTCTTTGTATACAACAGCCACGATGGCGGCTGAAAGTCTAAGGGAGGTCTTGGCCTCAGCAGTCTGCAAAGTGCCAAGTGACACTTTCGCTTTGGAAGGCCTAGGGCGTCAGGCATAGGGCCATAGCCAGCTCTTCAAGGCCTAGGCCTTATGGTACACTAGCAGCCCTGCCAGCTAACAGGCATGGTGGATCCATACAGTTTTCCAGTTGGCATAGCTGCCTGCCAAGCGCCATCCTCACAACTATAGTTATTGGAAGATCATATTCTTGTATGATCCAAAGGTACTCCGGAATGGAAGATCTTCCTAAACAGTAACGGAAGAACGGCGTAAGATTCTTCCGTAGAGAATTATGGAAGATCAAGAAGATAGAATAGCAAATCTATTCTGAGATCTTCCTGGAAGATACCGATTTCTTGTCAATAATATGGGATGACATTCCACTAAGCGACCTACTCTCATACATGAAGCATGTTGGCGTTGACCCCTGCCGAGTTTCCAAAACACCTACGAAGTTGCCCGAAGACGTCCTCCGAGGGTACCTGGAAGCGATGTTGTTTCTTTATCTGATGCCTCAAGAATATGCAATATTTACTCCAGGTGCCGCATAACATGGATGTTTGTAGCACAATTAGCAAACCAATGCCTAAATAGTGCCATATCACTTGTAGACAAGCCGCTGTAGCTCAGCCCGGGAGAGCACTCGACCTTTCTTTCCTTTCCTAAACAAAGAGAAGAGGGAGTGAAGCTGAAGACCGAGCTGTCGTAAGTTCAAATCTTACCGGCGGCACTAGTCTTCGCTGACTTTTGGCAATTCGCTATTGCAGGACAAAACAGTCATCCAGATAAGCAGAACTTGTGAAATTGCAATCCCTGCATCAAGCGCATAACTCCAAGTCCAAGCAAGGTTAAGAAAATTGGTGAGACTAGTACTCCTATTGCCTCAAATTATGTGGGTGGCCGTCACATGTGTACGGGTCATTGGCTCAAGGCTAAAGGGATAGCCCTTACTCAAGGAGTACTACTCGGACCTTTCTGCCGGCCCAGCTCTTTGGAACCAGGACCGCGCCGGACTTGCCGTCAGACTCTACGCAGCGCTCGAGCTCGCTTACAACACTGCCCGGTGCCTTCTTTCGCTCCTGCGCTTCTTTGCCTGGCTGGCAGTACCTGCATGTAGGCTCAAAGCCGGCCTCGCCGTTTCTGACGTGGCTTCGCTCGTGGAGGTTTATCAGCGCGATCTCTCGCTGGAGTGATGTTATTTTTTCAAGTACGGCAGACGCACCCGGACTCCTACTAAATTCGCACGCCATCAAGGTGGAAACGACCATTTTTTTGCACCTGAACTAAATATTCAAAAGTCAACAAAGTCAAGCTACTAGCTCTGCACGAGCTTACTGGTGTACTGAATTTGACCAATTGGCTATCAATTATCTCACATCTTTTGTTATATGCGCTGACAAGACAGGTGTGTCTCGTTTATGACAGTGACTTCCTCGGCTGCCTCAAAAATCGTTTCAATTGAAGAAATCAATGAAGCCTTCAGCAACCTGTCTTCGACAATGGGCGGATCAAAAGATAACTATTTTGGCCTGATGTATATTGCAAAGCACTTTGGAATTTCCCCGGAAAAAGCAGCCGCCTTTGTTTCGTTTGGCGGCAACAGCTACGGTATAGACGCGTACTATCTCGACTTGCCCGCAAAAACGCTGTACTTGCTTGCCTTCCGCTGGTCTACGGACCACATGTCGCTCAAGGACCCGCTTGAAAAGCTAGGCTCTGAAGGTATGCACAAGATATTCTTCAATCCGATGCGCTCGCAGGACGACAGCCCGATGATCGTCTCCCTGAAGACCACCCTTCACCAGAACTGGAAATCCATTGACAAGGTGTACGTCAACTTTGTGTTCAACGGCGACCCGGTCGACGCCGAACAGAGCCGGGTGCTGAGTTTCCTCCGCGAAAGCGTGGAGGACAAGCGCAGCTTTGTAGACAGCTACCTGTCGCGGGTAAACGACACGGAAAGCCTGCACGAGCTGATATTCCAGTATGTATCGAATGAAAAGTCGCTTGGCCACGTCGCTTCTTCCAGGGAGTCGACCCAGTATGACGTCGAATACGACAACTCGCTTACAGTGTCGCACCACGACAACGAGCTTCGCGTAGTCTTTGTCAAGCTTGAAACGCTGTACAGGATGTACGACGACCTTGGCGAGCGGTTCTTTGAAAAGAACATCAGGTCCGGCCTTGACGACGGCAACATGACAAACGTGCAAATCAAAAAGTCGCTGAAGAACCTGGTCGACGGCATCGAGCCGCCGGAATACTTTACCCTGTACCACAACGGCATAACGCTTACCGCCCAGAACCTCCAGACGCTTGAAGGCGTAATCAGGATGGTCGAACCCCGAGTGCTAAACGGCGCCCAGACAATAAAGATCCTAAAGCAGTTTGTCGACGAGTCGTCGAGCGCCGCCAACCCAGAGAAAATCGCGCAGCTGCATGAAAGACTTGATCAGACAAAGGTGATGGCACGCGTGATAAAGTCGCACGAGGATGCCTTCCTGAAGAAGGTCACGATAAACAACAACAGGCAGAACCCGATAATGCCCTGGAACCTTCGCGCAAACGACCTGGTTCAGATAGGCTTTGAGGAGATGTTCAACAAGCTCGGCATCTACTACGAGCGACGCGAAAACGCATACAAGAACCTGACCGACGAGGACCTCGAGGCCTCCGGCACGGAGAAGGGCCTGGTGGAAATCCGCAAGTTTGCCCAGACGCTGCTTGCAATGCAGGGACAGATTGACAGGATGTCGGAGCTCAAAGAAATATTTGAGAACGAGACCTGGTATGCAGACACGTTCCGCGACCGCTACCTGCAAATCGACCCGCGGCTTCATGTGCTGCTCTACAAAATTCAGTTCAGGCTGCCAAGCCTTATCCGGGAAATTAGAAGCGTCGGCAACGAAAAGTACGCCTATGTGGGAAGGGCCAAGAACCTCCTCTGGTGCCTCGCCATCCAGGGAATACTAAACGACCCCAAGTTCGACAAGTATGTGGAGTACTATGGCAACACCACCTCGCCGGAAGCAGGCATCACCGAGATTCTAAAGAATATGGCGACTACCAAGCTGCGCTTTATCCTGGCAGACACCTTTGAGAACAAGAAATACCAGGCAAACATCGCCGAAGCCAAGTTTACGTTCCTCCGCACCAGGGCGACGCTTGGCGACTGCCTCGACACTGCGGCAAGCAGGTTCAACTGGGAGCGCAAGTACCTCTAACTCCCTTCCTTTCTGTTTTCCGCTAAATCTTTTCTAGAAGCGATAGTCGCGCCGCTTTAATACTCTGCAAGGAAAAATCAGCTTGTCATGTCCTCTAACTTCCGCTGCCCTGATTGCGGCAACGACCTCAAGAGCGTTATAGTTCCAAAGGGCGAGGTCGCACAGTGGAACTGCGACCCATGCCAGAACGCGTACACTATTGAAGACCTAAAAGCGTCGATTTACGTTCCGTAAAAAAAGGAAAAAAAGAGAGCGCGGCTCGCTCAGAACATTCCGAGGAAGCGCTTCTTTCTCTCTTCTACTTGTGCAGTTGGTGCCTGCTGAACTGGGTCAGGCTGGCCAAACGTGCTCTCAACACCCGTGAGGACGACCATCACCCTTGCCTTGCTCTTCATTGATGGGTCGACCCGTGCACCCCACACGATCCTTACATCCTTTGGAAGGCTTCTTGTGACAAGTTCTCCCGCACGCGTGACTTCCTCGAGCGTGATGTCGTCGCCTCCGGTGACATGAATGAGTGCGCCGTGTGCCATCGACATGTCCTTGACGTCGAGAAGCTGCGTGTCAAGTGCCATCCGTGTTGCCTGCTCAATC encodes:
- a CDS encoding AIPR family protein is translated as MTSSAASKIVSIEEINEAFSNLSSTMGGSKDNYFGLMYIAKHFGISPEKAAAFVSFGGNSYGIDAYYLDLPAKTLYLLAFRWSTDHMSLKDPLEKLGSEGMHKIFFNPMRSQDDSPMIVSLKTTLHQNWKSIDKVYVNFVFNGDPVDAEQSRVLSFLRESVEDKRSFVDSYLSRVNDTESLHELIFQYVSNEKSLGHVASSRESTQYDVEYDNSLTVSHHDNELRVVFVKLETLYRMYDDLGERFFEKNIRSGLDDGNMTNVQIKKSLKNLVDGIEPPEYFTLYHNGITLTAQNLQTLEGVIRMVEPRVLNGAQTIKILKQFVDESSSAANPEKIAQLHERLDQTKVMARVIKSHEDAFLKKVTINNNRQNPIMPWNLRANDLVQIGFEEMFNKLGIYYERRENAYKNLTDEDLEASGTEKGLVEIRKFAQTLLAMQGQIDRMSELKEIFENETWYADTFRDRYLQIDPRLHVLLYKIQFRLPSLIREIRSVGNEKYAYVGRAKNLLWCLAIQGILNDPKFDKYVEYYGNTTSPEAGITEILKNMATTKLRFILADTFENKKYQANIAEAKFTFLRTRATLGDCLDTAASRFNWERKYL
- a CDS encoding DUF2080 family transposase-associated protein; translation: MVVSTLMACEFSRSPGASAVLEKITSLQREIALINLHERSHVRNGEAGFEPTCRYCQPGKEAQERKKAPGSVVSELERCVESDGKSGAVLVPKSWAGRKVRVVLLE
- a CDS encoding P-II family nitrogen regulator, yielding MAREKLSLPFEVEYSEKPGKKSKNMKRLAIIVKPENVNAITSSLSEVGLDSTIYDVKRATKDKEKVMTGRGSGTAELAYSNRKLIATVVNADDVEGVTSRIKKALDGDKAVVLISAVDDLVII
- a CDS encoding chitobiase/beta-hexosaminidase C-terminal domain-containing protein; this translates as MRKPLGVVASLLSCFLLVSVFSAVPGYATKSGEESISKPRVCNCVVFRLDDVQDYWLSGVQESIMEEFAKSHQKLTLGEIMNFFGEDQKLVNETRKGASVGTFEYALHGWNHADYSTMTLEQQQMELMLANDKMISIYGRPSDIFLTPYNEFNNETLQAMSNLDIHIVSAATYSAYYSGNTVTPWAPNTDQFGIYHAPETVTFGLYSGTHIGWTSLSQMKHLIDAGIKARGWSVVTLHPQDFSKYTPDGQTALNVVNKTSTNRLGGLLNFIHARGYAIASFHDLANSEARQHDDVAPNVTVSPEGGHYTTIVHVGLTADKPSKIYYTIDGSIPTSSSPVYPNKLKISENTTLKFFAVDRDGNISPILTEQYRIEHNVSKSGHGE
- a CDS encoding HAMP domain-containing sensor histidine kinase, which translates into the protein MTECGEKEAIGDAAFDILEAESNGQDLQGPDSARLELRRRQEFVSMMSHELKNALTPIVAFSDMLNKKIKVGYQLTDNDVKSLQIIRDSGHRMKHQIEDLMSAYKLDMHLRFYFRSVDLVQLIEESVSDFSTLLSERGITVEKAFRLNLGNKDARLSSESETKQQVHLNCDPQKIKEVFANLLTNAIDFVPAGYGKIAIEVEIVSHDALGPSTKLTKNTGSTLLLFSISDNGPGIPDNAVPNIFKKFYQVDPSKARRFGGTGLGLPICKGIIEAHGGSIWYESPASESEMKGACFKFCLPQDSSGNAIASSAI